A single window of Granulicella mallensis MP5ACTX8 DNA harbors:
- a CDS encoding Ppx/GppA phosphatase family protein has protein sequence MPTFAAIDIGSNSCRLAIASVQQHRLKTLHEDREVTRLGESVFETGVISPESMAGTIKALKRFQKAVQAHVVDKVRVVATSAMRDARNSEAFRAWVKSTTGWNVEVISGLEEGRLIHLGVVTHEPGARGRCLLIDLGGGSCEVTLSEGGRIKEMVSLPLGAVRLQQEFLRNDPPTKEDVARLRQYIDRELRKGERKFGLPKVALVIATSGTAAALAEASNSLALGLEKKKSAKASNGKTTVQRVKILEAETGAVRKLADRLLKMNNAQRAAVAGIGPRRSEIIIGGAQVYASLLERMALKGFRYSPLGLRDGMLAQMLGDADTRASVHRTMEAERWEGVLEVCRRYGIDPRRAEPERQHAVQLFDQLQRVHELPPEYRLWLEAATMMQEVGKFMNHQGHHRHAQYIIANSEIFGFSPQQRAIVAAIARYLGKSRPEPMDRIMRQVPVEEHVHVARAVVLLRLSQALNQDRATAAVRLQTRVYPKRVVLNLKPARGRAELEVWSLKKEAAYFREIFRRELFVEVA, from the coding sequence CTCCCCCGAGTCGATGGCCGGCACCATCAAGGCGCTGAAGCGCTTCCAAAAGGCCGTGCAGGCGCATGTGGTGGATAAGGTCCGCGTTGTAGCGACCAGCGCCATGCGCGATGCGCGCAACTCGGAGGCCTTCCGGGCCTGGGTGAAGTCGACCACTGGCTGGAATGTGGAGGTCATCTCAGGGCTGGAAGAGGGCAGGCTGATCCATCTTGGCGTTGTCACGCATGAGCCGGGCGCGCGGGGAAGATGCTTGCTCATCGATCTTGGCGGCGGTAGCTGCGAGGTCACGCTGTCGGAGGGCGGACGCATCAAGGAGATGGTCAGTCTGCCTCTTGGCGCTGTCAGACTGCAGCAGGAGTTTCTACGCAATGATCCGCCGACGAAGGAAGATGTCGCGCGGCTGCGTCAGTACATCGACCGCGAACTCCGCAAGGGCGAACGCAAGTTTGGTCTGCCGAAGGTGGCTCTGGTGATCGCTACCTCCGGCACTGCGGCGGCGCTGGCTGAGGCCAGCAACTCGCTCGCCCTGGGGCTGGAGAAGAAGAAATCCGCCAAGGCTTCGAATGGCAAAACAACGGTCCAGCGCGTGAAGATCCTGGAGGCCGAGACCGGAGCGGTGCGCAAGCTGGCGGACCGCCTGTTGAAGATGAACAATGCACAGCGCGCGGCGGTGGCGGGCATCGGCCCGCGGCGTTCGGAGATCATCATCGGCGGCGCACAGGTCTATGCATCATTGCTGGAGCGCATGGCGCTGAAGGGCTTTCGTTACTCTCCGCTGGGTCTGCGGGACGGCATGCTGGCGCAGATGCTGGGCGACGCCGACACGCGGGCCAGCGTACATCGCACGATGGAGGCCGAGCGCTGGGAGGGTGTGCTGGAGGTGTGCCGTCGCTACGGCATCGATCCGCGCAGGGCCGAACCGGAGCGCCAGCATGCCGTGCAGCTCTTCGATCAGTTACAGCGTGTGCATGAGCTGCCGCCGGAGTACAGGCTCTGGCTGGAGGCCGCGACGATGATGCAGGAGGTGGGCAAGTTCATGAACCACCAGGGCCACCACCGGCATGCGCAGTACATCATTGCGAACTCGGAGATCTTCGGCTTCTCGCCGCAACAGCGCGCGATTGTGGCGGCGATTGCGCGGTATCTTGGTAAGTCGCGACCGGAGCCCATGGACCGCATCATGCGCCAGGTTCCGGTAGAGGAGCATGTGCATGTGGCGCGGGCGGTGGTATTGCTGCGACTGTCGCAGGCACTGAACCAGGATCGTGCGACGGCGGCGGTGCGGCTGCAGACACGGGTCTATCCGAAGCGGGTGGTGTTGAACCTGAAGCCCGCGCGCGGCAGGGCGGAGCTCGAAGTGTGGTCGCTGAAGAAGGAAGCGGCTTACTTCCGTGAGATCTTCCGGCGCGAGCTCTTCGTCGAAGTGGCATAG
- a CDS encoding SixA phosphatase family protein yields the protein MNLFILRHASAGTRRINPLLDLKRPLDKDGKSHCLQLAHVLMAMKINFDLIVSSPLKRSLQTAQLVGTETGYESRILISNALAPTATFDQFQRLLRECAPHENLLVVGHNPNITAFLGQLIDPSVSSISSLDDRTPSRVRLRKGSLARLTLMRGPATLQWLLDPRIVRSLYATSTKSSRRKISRK from the coding sequence ATGAACCTATTTATTCTTCGCCACGCCAGCGCTGGAACGCGGCGTATCAATCCCCTACTCGACCTCAAGCGCCCACTGGATAAGGACGGCAAGAGCCACTGCCTTCAACTGGCCCACGTCCTGATGGCGATGAAGATCAACTTCGACCTCATCGTCTCCAGCCCGCTCAAGCGCAGCCTGCAGACCGCGCAGCTGGTCGGCACCGAGACCGGCTATGAATCGCGCATCCTGATCTCCAACGCGCTCGCCCCAACCGCGACCTTCGACCAGTTTCAACGCCTGCTGCGCGAGTGTGCGCCGCACGAAAACCTGCTCGTCGTGGGCCACAACCCCAACATCACGGCCTTCCTCGGCCAACTCATCGATCCTTCGGTGTCCTCGATCTCTTCGCTCGACGACCGCACGCCCTCACGCGTGCGGCTGCGCAAAGGCTCGCTCGCGCGCCTGACCCTCATGCGCGGCCCCGCTACGCTACAGTGGCTGCTCGACCCGCGCATTGTGCGCTCGCTCTATGCCACTTCGACGAAGAGCTCGCGCCGGAAGATCTCACGGAAGTAA
- a CDS encoding IS110 family RNA-guided transposase codes for MTRMICGVDISSASLAVRIGREGAAASFANTVEGISELVAFCRLHQVDLVAMEATGGYEKQSFALLSEQGLAVTILNPRAVRQFALSMGRAEKTDAIDAGMIAWFAEVKNSQPMCLSPASQHHLRALVTRLRQLTEVHTAQRNQQRLITDPAVQASFTELLAVINRQIRELAAAIAALLAADPLWSQLDQAFRTIKGVADRTVARLMAEMPEIGTLSNKTISKLAGVAPLANDSGKHQGKRRVRGGRSSVREILFIVASVVGRYEPDFIAFRERLANAGKPPKVIRIALAHKLLVRLNAKAREVRSQFLHSQPNPSSQQSITA; via the coding sequence GTGACACGCATGATTTGTGGAGTGGATATATCCTCAGCCTCTTTGGCGGTACGGATAGGCCGAGAGGGTGCAGCAGCCAGTTTTGCCAATACGGTGGAAGGCATCAGTGAGTTGGTTGCGTTCTGCCGGTTGCACCAGGTAGATCTGGTGGCGATGGAGGCCACCGGGGGCTACGAAAAGCAGAGCTTCGCGTTGCTCTCAGAACAGGGGCTGGCTGTGACCATCCTCAACCCGCGCGCGGTCCGTCAGTTCGCGCTCAGCATGGGGAGAGCCGAGAAGACCGATGCGATCGACGCAGGTATGATCGCCTGGTTCGCGGAGGTGAAGAACTCCCAGCCGATGTGCCTGTCGCCGGCCAGCCAGCATCACCTGCGCGCGCTGGTGACACGCCTGCGCCAGCTCACCGAGGTTCACACCGCTCAGCGCAACCAGCAGCGCCTGATCACCGACCCTGCCGTGCAGGCCTCGTTCACCGAACTGCTGGCCGTAATCAACCGTCAGATCCGTGAACTGGCCGCAGCCATCGCGGCGTTACTAGCTGCCGACCCGCTCTGGAGCCAACTCGATCAGGCCTTCCGCACCATCAAGGGCGTGGCCGACCGCACCGTAGCGCGCCTCATGGCCGAGATGCCCGAGATCGGAACCCTGTCTAACAAAACCATCTCCAAGCTGGCCGGTGTTGCCCCGCTGGCCAACGACAGCGGTAAGCACCAGGGCAAACGCAGGGTGCGCGGAGGTCGTTCCTCTGTCCGCGAGATCCTGTTCATCGTTGCCAGCGTCGTTGGCCGCTACGAACCCGACTTCATCGCCTTCCGAGAACGGCTCGCCAACGCGGGAAAGCCTCCCAAAGTCATACGCATCGCCTTAGCTCACAAACTGCTCGTTCGACTCAACGCAAAAGCCCGCGAAGTCCGATCTCAGTTCCTCCACTCTCAACCAAACCCCTCTTCCCAACAATCCATCACCGCATAA
- a CDS encoding class I SAM-dependent methyltransferase, whose translation MNLEAPRKPNFDPIARLYRWAEYLSLGPLLQHTRTHLLPQLTDRRSAFVLGDGDGRFLARLLAQNPLLQALAVDTSATMLQLLQRRCGFASGRLSVQQASALTATPRRDTDLIVTHFFLDCLTQAEVDELTQRLSAQAQPGTLWLLSDFHVPSGAVGPMARLYIRALYLAFRLLTGLRVKSLPDPQASLARAGFIAIDKHERLFGMIYTELWRRV comes from the coding sequence ATGAATCTCGAAGCCCCACGCAAACCCAACTTCGATCCCATCGCGCGCCTCTATCGCTGGGCCGAGTATCTTTCGCTAGGCCCACTGCTTCAGCACACGCGCACCCACCTTCTGCCGCAGCTCACAGATCGCCGCAGCGCCTTTGTCCTGGGTGATGGCGATGGCCGCTTCCTGGCGCGTCTTCTGGCGCAGAATCCGCTGCTGCAGGCACTCGCAGTCGATACGAGCGCAACAATGCTCCAACTTCTCCAGAGACGCTGTGGCTTTGCGAGCGGCCGCCTAAGCGTGCAACAAGCATCCGCCCTCACGGCAACGCCGCGTCGCGATACCGATCTCATCGTCACGCACTTCTTCCTCGACTGCCTCACGCAAGCCGAGGTCGACGAGTTGACCCAACGTCTCTCCGCGCAGGCACAGCCCGGAACGCTCTGGCTGCTCTCCGACTTTCATGTTCCATCAGGAGCTGTAGGTCCCATGGCGCGGCTCTATATTCGCGCGCTATATCTGGCATTTCGCCTGCTTACCGGATTGCGGGTAAAGAGCCTGCCCGATCCCCAGGCATCGTTAGCCCGTGCGGGATTCATCGCCATTGACAAACACGAACGGCTCTTCGGGATGATCTATACCGAGCTCTGGAGACGCGTCTAG
- a CDS encoding 1,4-alpha-glucan branching protein domain-containing protein encodes MNVSTTRPSGLLTFTLHAHLPYVVNHGTWPHGMEWLHEAAAETYLPLLRVLGNLERDGIALNCNLNLSPILLEQLAHPVFKAEFPKYVERKIVAAREDEAFFTTTGETHYAETARFWHRFFTDALDDFNALGGDIIKGFRHFNDAGLIEIITCGATHGYMPLLGTDESVRAQVRTAVNAHIRHIGKPPKGMWAPECGYRPAGFWNYPVPNADGSPALPGFDRIGVEQALSESDIEFFFVDTHLVEESARIPSPYDLLHGSVAGRIDEPFTYNENRRLYQPYYVDGPYDKRYATTIFPRDPRTGVQVWSGDSGYPGDGSYLDFHKKRWPGGHRYWRVTGPRVDMGDKEPYYPQEAAERVKGHASHFVHLVWQALQGGFNDSIPPVLCSPFDAELFGHWWFEGPMWLEAVARVLHDYPMGLELASCTQYLEQYPRAGFIAMHEGSWGAEGTNHVWMNPDTSWTYTHIYPAEIYTRDVCTSGKWKDGGLGERIVKQLCRELLLLESSDWQFLITTGAARDYAELRFETHSDQFNDVKSIWQGFEATGSITPEQEERLTAIELRDSIFVDIDPSFWVAGARQVRDSGRNPEDRASQTVPPAGDAAKHPPIHDVSATEVLKFRANA; translated from the coding sequence TTGAACGTCTCGACCACCAGACCGTCCGGTTTGCTGACCTTCACTCTGCACGCCCATCTTCCCTATGTTGTGAACCACGGGACCTGGCCGCATGGCATGGAATGGCTGCATGAAGCCGCAGCAGAGACCTACCTTCCCCTGCTCCGCGTTCTGGGCAACCTCGAGCGTGACGGAATCGCGCTGAACTGCAATCTGAATCTCTCTCCCATCCTTCTCGAGCAGCTTGCCCATCCGGTCTTCAAAGCCGAGTTCCCCAAGTACGTGGAACGCAAGATCGTTGCCGCACGCGAAGATGAAGCGTTCTTCACCACCACGGGCGAAACCCACTACGCCGAGACGGCCCGCTTCTGGCACCGGTTCTTTACCGATGCGCTGGATGACTTCAACGCCCTCGGCGGCGACATCATCAAGGGCTTCCGCCACTTCAACGATGCGGGCCTGATCGAGATCATTACCTGCGGCGCGACGCATGGCTACATGCCGCTGCTCGGCACCGATGAGAGCGTGCGCGCGCAGGTTCGTACGGCGGTCAACGCGCACATCCGTCATATTGGCAAGCCTCCCAAGGGCATGTGGGCGCCGGAGTGCGGCTACCGCCCCGCCGGGTTCTGGAACTACCCCGTCCCCAACGCCGACGGCTCGCCCGCGCTGCCGGGCTTCGATCGCATCGGCGTCGAACAGGCCCTGTCGGAGAGCGACATCGAATTCTTCTTCGTCGACACGCACCTGGTCGAAGAGTCTGCCCGCATCCCTTCTCCCTACGATCTTCTCCACGGCTCCGTGGCCGGTCGTATCGACGAGCCCTTCACCTATAACGAAAACCGGCGGCTCTACCAGCCGTATTACGTCGACGGCCCCTACGACAAGCGCTACGCCACGACCATCTTTCCGCGCGATCCTCGCACCGGCGTCCAGGTGTGGTCGGGCGACTCCGGCTATCCCGGCGACGGAAGCTACCTCGACTTCCACAAGAAGCGCTGGCCCGGCGGCCACCGCTATTGGCGCGTAACCGGTCCCCGTGTGGACATGGGCGATAAGGAGCCGTACTACCCGCAGGAGGCTGCGGAGCGTGTCAAGGGACACGCCTCGCACTTCGTACACCTGGTGTGGCAGGCGCTACAGGGCGGATTCAACGACTCCATTCCGCCGGTGCTCTGCTCACCCTTCGACGCGGAGCTCTTCGGCCACTGGTGGTTCGAGGGGCCTATGTGGCTCGAAGCCGTGGCGCGTGTGCTGCACGATTACCCGATGGGCCTTGAACTGGCCTCCTGCACCCAGTATCTGGAGCAGTATCCACGAGCAGGTTTTATCGCCATGCACGAAGGCTCATGGGGCGCGGAAGGCACCAACCACGTCTGGATGAACCCGGATACCTCGTGGACCTACACCCACATCTATCCCGCCGAGATCTACACCCGCGATGTCTGCACCAGCGGCAAGTGGAAGGACGGCGGACTCGGTGAGCGAATCGTGAAGCAGCTCTGCCGCGAGCTATTGCTGCTCGAGTCCTCGGACTGGCAGTTCCTCATCACCACCGGCGCGGCGCGCGACTACGCTGAGCTCCGCTTTGAGACGCACAGCGACCAATTCAACGACGTGAAATCCATCTGGCAGGGCTTCGAGGCTACGGGCTCGATCACGCCGGAACAGGAAGAGCGTCTGACGGCGATCGAGCTGCGCGACAGCATCTTCGTGGACATCGACCCCAGCTTCTGGGTCGCAGGAGCGCGACAGGTGCGTGACAGCGGCCGCAATCCCGAAGACAGGGCTTCGCAAACCGTTCCGCCGGCAGGCGATGCTGCCAAGCATCCTCCAATCCACGATGTCTCCGCAACCGAGGTCTTGAAGTTCCGCGCCAACGCTTAG
- a CDS encoding BON domain-containing protein, producing MTTQTTGILRNASASAALFCAFALLPLSGCKKPVDDATLTKNVQTALAADDAIKQQPVQVAVQSGVVTLSGNVTDDTASAVAAQDAAKVSDVKEVVNNLAIAGVQVAPTVVTPAAPTTPRQTTPAERTAIAQNQPLPPPPPNTPPPPAPTYRDIAIPAGTAIPTRITQTLDSAVTQTGTPFNGVVTREVVVDGAVVIPAGSAVSGTVVEAKDATHFKGSSLLSIQLTALRRHGKLISISTDAYSVEGKGRGKNTALKVGGGAAIGAVLGGIFGGGKGAAIGAAAGGGGGAVVQGVTKGQQVQIPSESVIRFRLTNSITVRTSETPSNYEPAQPGLQTR from the coding sequence ATGACAACACAGACAACCGGCATCCTCCGGAATGCCTCCGCCTCAGCCGCCCTTTTTTGCGCCTTCGCCCTGCTTCCGCTCAGCGGTTGCAAAAAGCCCGTCGATGATGCCACGCTGACCAAAAACGTTCAAACCGCCCTCGCGGCCGACGACGCCATCAAGCAGCAGCCCGTCCAGGTAGCCGTACAGAGCGGCGTCGTCACCCTCTCCGGCAACGTCACCGACGATACGGCAAGCGCCGTCGCCGCCCAGGACGCCGCCAAGGTGTCGGACGTCAAAGAGGTCGTGAACAACCTCGCCATCGCCGGCGTCCAGGTGGCTCCGACCGTCGTAACGCCAGCCGCGCCAACAACGCCGCGACAGACTACACCGGCGGAACGCACGGCCATCGCCCAGAATCAGCCTCTGCCTCCGCCCCCGCCCAATACCCCTCCTCCACCGGCTCCCACCTACCGTGACATAGCTATTCCGGCAGGAACCGCTATCCCAACCCGCATCACGCAGACCCTCGACAGTGCGGTTACGCAGACCGGCACCCCCTTCAACGGCGTCGTAACGCGTGAGGTCGTCGTCGATGGCGCTGTCGTCATCCCCGCAGGCTCTGCCGTCAGCGGAACCGTCGTAGAGGCCAAGGACGCCACCCACTTCAAGGGCAGTTCGCTGCTCTCGATCCAGCTGACGGCTCTGCGCCGCCACGGCAAGCTGATCTCCATCTCGACAGACGCTTACTCGGTCGAGGGCAAGGGCCGCGGCAAGAACACCGCGCTCAAGGTTGGCGGCGGCGCGGCGATCGGCGCGGTCCTCGGCGGTATTTTCGGCGGCGGCAAAGGTGCCGCTATCGGAGCGGCTGCTGGCGGCGGCGGCGGTGCTGTTGTCCAGGGCGTCACGAAGGGCCAGCAGGTACAGATTCCGTCCGAGAGTGTCATTCGCTTTCGCCTGACGAACTCGATTACCGTACGCACCTCGGAGACCCCCTCCAACTACGAACCCGCTCAGCCAGGACTTCAGACTCGCTGA
- a CDS encoding YtxH domain-containing protein has protein sequence MADNESSIGGFGWFLAGLGLGALVGVLYAPKSGRETRDELVARSLEARDRANQLYNQGLEQAGQYVQQGKETAGQYVDRGKEYYDKGRTQWSQYVDKGKDLVHTQAEAVAAAVDAGKDAYIKTATSSDPVENS, from the coding sequence ATGGCGGACAACGAAAGCAGTATTGGTGGGTTTGGATGGTTCCTCGCGGGACTCGGACTGGGTGCGCTGGTAGGCGTGCTCTATGCCCCGAAGTCGGGAAGAGAGACCCGCGATGAGCTGGTTGCCCGTTCCCTGGAGGCCCGCGACCGTGCCAATCAGCTCTATAACCAGGGCCTGGAGCAGGCTGGGCAGTATGTTCAGCAGGGCAAGGAAACAGCGGGCCAGTATGTCGACAGAGGCAAGGAATACTACGACAAAGGCCGCACCCAGTGGAGCCAGTACGTAGACAAGGGTAAGGACCTGGTCCACACCCAGGCCGAGGCGGTTGCCGCGGCTGTGGATGCGGGCAAGGACGCGTACATCAAGACCGCGACCTCCAGCGATCCGGTGGAAAACTCGTAG
- the mnmA gene encoding tRNA 2-thiouridine(34) synthase MnmA, whose amino-acid sequence MPLNNTIAVAMSGGVDSSAVAALLHAEGRDLIGLTLQLWNQRRLAGREGMPETVQGRCCSIDDVYDARRVAEQIGIPYYLVNAQERFENEVVRPFVDEYLAGRTPIPCTLCNNHLKFDQLLLTARQIGADRIATGHYARNHYDEARERWVLSRPADKSKDQTYFLFGLTQDQLSRTLFPLGEMQKPAVRSMAADHGLELAQKPDSQEICFIPGGSYSQFLKAYLDEQGRELPDSSGELVSASGEVLGHHEGIHGFTVGQRKGLGLSSPQPLYVLNIHPDSHAVQVGTDDQLLSRTLIADRLNWVSIPEPKEEIRVTIKIRHRHEPAPATLRVTAFDRVEATFDEPQRAITPGQSAVFYQGDEVAGGGWIKAEDRA is encoded by the coding sequence ATGCCGCTGAACAACACCATTGCCGTAGCCATGTCAGGAGGAGTCGATTCCTCGGCAGTTGCAGCCCTTCTGCACGCCGAAGGGCGCGATCTCATTGGACTGACGCTGCAGCTCTGGAACCAGCGCCGCCTGGCCGGCCGCGAGGGCATGCCCGAGACCGTACAGGGCCGCTGCTGCTCCATCGACGACGTCTACGACGCCCGCCGCGTCGCCGAGCAGATCGGCATCCCCTACTATCTCGTGAACGCGCAGGAGCGCTTCGAGAACGAGGTCGTGCGCCCGTTCGTCGACGAGTACCTCGCCGGACGCACGCCGATCCCCTGCACGCTCTGCAATAACCACCTGAAGTTCGATCAACTGCTGCTAACTGCGCGGCAGATCGGCGCCGACCGTATCGCCACCGGCCACTACGCGCGTAACCATTACGACGAAGCACGCGAGCGCTGGGTGCTTTCCCGGCCCGCCGACAAGTCCAAGGACCAGACCTACTTCCTCTTCGGACTCACGCAGGACCAGCTCTCGCGCACGCTCTTTCCGCTGGGCGAGATGCAGAAGCCCGCGGTACGCTCCATGGCCGCCGATCATGGATTGGAGTTGGCACAGAAGCCCGATTCGCAGGAAATCTGCTTCATCCCCGGCGGCAGCTACTCGCAGTTTCTGAAGGCTTATCTCGACGAGCAGGGCCGCGAACTTCCCGACAGCTCCGGGGAACTGGTCTCCGCAAGTGGAGAGGTTCTGGGACATCATGAGGGCATTCACGGCTTCACGGTCGGACAGCGCAAGGGCCTGGGGCTCAGCTCGCCGCAGCCGCTGTACGTACTGAACATTCATCCCGATTCGCATGCGGTGCAGGTCGGAACGGATGACCAGCTTCTCTCGCGGACGCTCATCGCCGACCGTCTGAATTGGGTCTCGATCCCGGAGCCGAAGGAAGAGATTCGCGTCACGATCAAGATTCGCCATCGCCACGAGCCCGCCCCCGCGACGTTACGCGTAACCGCATTCGACCGCGTCGAAGCGACGTTTGATGAGCCTCAGCGGGCGATCACACCAGGACAATCAGCTGTGTTTTACCAAGGGGATGAGGTCGCGGGCGGCGGCTGGATAAAGGCAGAGGATAGAGCGTAG
- a CDS encoding MFS transporter, translating into MGKQSQIGMGGRWALPFLGVACAVGVGSIYYNQPLLLVMGQSLHQTAKEMGFVAVATQVGYACGIMSFVPLGDITDRRKLMVRMYAGVSVALLIAALSHHLATMLIASVLIGLMASVTHIVLPMAPELVPHERRGQAIGTVMTGLLLGVLLARSFAGWVSGIGGWRSVFFAAALMNAIFVPILYKVMPRSQPHQDLTYKETLRSLWTLFRDEPLLREAGTIGGLTFATFSCFWTTLAFVLSKHYGMGPGVAGTFGVVGAAGAMVAPFAGRLSDRHGTRFVVTLAGGIMTFCYLWIWLCEGFHVSTTLHMVFLVFGVLALDLGMQMMQVGNQTRIFGLGELARSRLNTIYMTMYFIGGAIGSALASLAWSRWEWNGVCALEIGLIVLAGVRHATGYSRRHPQSGPSIPPSEMEIA; encoded by the coding sequence ATGGGGAAACAATCTCAGATCGGAATGGGAGGGCGCTGGGCACTGCCTTTTCTAGGCGTTGCATGCGCCGTCGGCGTGGGTTCCATCTACTACAACCAGCCGTTGCTGCTGGTCATGGGACAGAGTCTGCATCAGACGGCCAAGGAGATGGGCTTTGTCGCCGTCGCCACCCAGGTAGGGTATGCCTGCGGCATCATGTCGTTCGTGCCGCTCGGTGACATCACCGACCGCCGCAAGCTCATGGTGCGCATGTATGCGGGCGTCAGTGTGGCGCTGCTCATTGCGGCGCTGTCGCATCACCTGGCGACGATGCTGATAGCGAGCGTGCTCATCGGCCTGATGGCGTCGGTGACGCATATCGTGCTGCCCATGGCCCCGGAGCTGGTGCCGCACGAGCGCCGCGGGCAGGCCATCGGCACGGTGATGACGGGGTTGCTGCTGGGCGTCCTGCTGGCGCGCAGCTTTGCGGGATGGGTGAGCGGCATCGGCGGCTGGCGGTCGGTATTCTTCGCGGCTGCCCTGATGAATGCCATCTTTGTGCCCATCCTGTACAAGGTCATGCCGCGTTCGCAGCCGCATCAGGACCTTACCTACAAGGAGACCCTGCGGTCTCTCTGGACGCTGTTTCGGGACGAGCCCCTGCTGCGCGAGGCCGGCACGATCGGCGGCCTGACCTTTGCGACCTTCAGCTGCTTCTGGACGACGCTTGCATTCGTGCTCTCAAAACACTATGGAATGGGGCCGGGCGTTGCCGGGACCTTTGGTGTGGTGGGCGCCGCGGGCGCCATGGTGGCTCCCTTTGCGGGCAGGCTCTCCGACCGGCATGGCACACGCTTTGTGGTGACGCTGGCCGGGGGGATCATGACGTTCTGCTACCTATGGATCTGGTTGTGCGAGGGCTTTCATGTCTCGACGACCCTGCACATGGTGTTCCTGGTGTTCGGCGTACTGGCGCTGGATCTCGGCATGCAGATGATGCAGGTGGGGAACCAGACGCGGATCTTCGGCCTGGGAGAGCTGGCGCGAAGCAGGCTGAATACGATTTACATGACGATGTACTTCATCGGCGGAGCGATCGGTTCAGCCCTGGCGAGCCTGGCCTGGTCGCGCTGGGAGTGGAACGGTGTCTGCGCGCTGGAGATCGGTCTGATCGTGCTGGCCGGTGTGCGTCACGCAACGGGGTACAGCCGCAGGCATCCGCAGAGCGGGCCGAGCATCCCGCCGAGCGAGATGGAGATTGCCTAG
- a CDS encoding YheT family hydrolase, producing MASPPWPEGYPEFQTRRWLSNGHLQTIFGNFLPRPNHLPRPVAQLVEVSPAHGTQISSQVLCECHWQPLPERPQRPTAIIVHGLEGSSRSQYVVGNANKLWQAGCNVIRMNMRNCGGTERLTPTLYHSGLSGDVGRVLRFFIETQGLQSVSLIGYSMGGNLVLKLAGELGADAPPALRSVIGVSPAVDLGVSADALHTWQNRLYERRFLNALLKRFRRKAMLFPRAFDPQRGTYITSVREFDDRITALYSGFRSADDYYHRAAAARVLDQIAVPALLLHACDDPFIRFTEETRAVIAANPHLTLLETEHGGHCAFLAPPDPMNGNDGYWAEHTAMRFVLAHA from the coding sequence ATGGCATCGCCTCCCTGGCCCGAAGGCTATCCCGAGTTCCAGACCCGGCGCTGGCTCTCCAACGGCCATCTACAGACCATCTTCGGCAACTTCCTCCCCCGGCCCAACCACCTTCCCCGCCCCGTGGCGCAGTTGGTCGAAGTCTCGCCCGCTCATGGCACACAGATCTCCAGCCAGGTGCTGTGCGAGTGCCACTGGCAGCCGCTGCCGGAGCGTCCCCAGCGGCCGACGGCGATCATCGTGCATGGCCTGGAGGGCTCGTCGCGCTCGCAGTACGTCGTCGGCAACGCGAACAAGCTGTGGCAGGCGGGCTGCAACGTCATCCGCATGAACATGCGCAACTGCGGAGGCACGGAGCGCCTCACGCCGACGCTCTACCACTCCGGCCTCTCGGGCGATGTGGGCCGCGTGCTGCGCTTCTTCATCGAGACGCAGGGGCTGCAGTCGGTCTCACTCATCGGCTACTCGATGGGCGGCAACCTCGTATTGAAGCTCGCCGGAGAGCTCGGCGCGGACGCACCCCCGGCTCTGCGCAGCGTAATCGGTGTCTCCCCGGCGGTCGATCTGGGTGTCTCTGCGGACGCTCTGCATACCTGGCAGAATCGCCTCTATGAGCGCCGCTTCCTGAACGCGCTGCTGAAGCGCTTCCGCCGCAAGGCGATGCTCTTTCCTCGCGCCTTCGATCCTCAGCGCGGCACCTACATCACCTCGGTGCGAGAGTTCGACGACCGCATCACCGCGCTCTACTCCGGCTTCCGCAGCGCGGACGACTACTACCACCGCGCGGCAGCGGCTCGCGTGCTCGACCAGATCGCCGTTCCAGCGCTGCTGCTCCATGCCTGCGACGATCCCTTCATCCGCTTCACCGAGGAGACCCGCGCCGTCATCGCCGCCAATCCGCACCTCACGCTGCTCGAAACCGAGCACGGCGGCCACTGCGCCTTTCTCGCTCCGCCAGACCCCATGAACGGCAACGATGGCTACTGGGCCGAGCACACGGCCATGCGATTCGTTCTCGCCCACGCCTAA